The DNA region TCCTTGCTCCCGAAGGACAGGAAACCACGCAGTAGGGCATCTCGCCCTTCTTCAACCGATGGTCGCAGAAGATGCATTTTTCCACGACTCCCGCACGCCGGACATCGCTGTAATCGGGATGGCCGTACCGGTTGCGATGGGGAGGGATCGAATTGGCCTGCCTGGCGACCTCGGCCCCGGAGGCCGTTCCGGCCGCGATGAGCTCGGAGCGGTCGCGGAAAAAGGCATTTGTGTCCTTCTTGAACTCGTTGAAGCTGAGGACGCTCCACTCGCCGGTTTTCACCGTCTCCTTGCTGTAGGGACAGGCCCGCTGGCATGCACGGTCTCCGATGCAGCGTTCGTGGTTGATCATGGTGATTCCATCGGGCGTTTTGAATATCGCCGTCGGGGTCACAGGGCACGCACCGACGCAAGGCGCATCCGTGCAGTGGTTGCAGAGCACCGGGCGGGTAGTATGCGCCGCGTTCGGAAACGTACCGGACTCTTCATACAGGAAGTCCGCCCAGTTGAAGGACTGGCCGTCCTGCCTGTTCTGCGTGTTGTTCTCGGTCTTGCAGGAAATCGCGCACGCACCGCAGCCGACGCACTTTTGAAGGTCTATTACCATCCCATACCGTGTCATTTATCATCCCTCCTTTAGGCCTTCTCGATCTTTACGCCGGTGAAGCCGCCGTTGCGGGCGGTTGAGCCGCTCAGCCGGTCATAATCGTCCGGCAGGATTTCGTTGTTGTTGCCGCCGCGGGCCTGGAATTTCGCGTAATCCCTGGCGGCCACGCGGCCGTAGGCCCAGTGCCCCTGGCCGTAGCACTTGGCCACGGTCCCGGGGCGGACGCCTTGCCACAGCCTGGCCGTGGCAAGGATGGATCCTGAAGTCGAGGTAAGACGGATCTTGTCGCCGTCCCGGATCCCCAGCCTGGATGCGTCCTCCGGGTTGATCTTGGCGACGTCGTCCCAGCTCCTGTCGCCGACGTCGACCCCCTTGAACTCGTGGTACCAGACGGTGTTTTGGCTGCGTCCCTCCCGGTTGAGGCGGGACTTGTAGTCGATGAAGGTGAAGGGATACTCCTTCTCGCTCCCCCAGCGTTTCGGTGACTCGTAATGGGGGACGAAGGCCAGCTCGCCGCGGGCCTCGTAGCCGCTGACCTGCAGGACGTCGTCCACGGTGGTATTGTGCTTCTTGGCGTGCTCCTCGAAGGCCTTTTTCATCGTCTCGCTGTAGAATTCGAACTTCTTGGTCTCGGTCCTGAACTTCCCCTCGAACTTGCCGGTCACGGGGTTGTCCTTGCCCCAGTTCTTCCTGTAGGCGTAGGTCTCGGTGTTGTAGATCCCCCGCTTGCGGAATTCGGCCCAGCCAGCGATCTGGTCGCCCTTCATCTTCTCCTTCCCGTTCCANNNNNNNNNNTCCAGACCTGTTGCGAGGAGATCTTCGCCGCGATCTCGGCGAACTCCCCGGCATTGGCGGGCTTTTTCTTTGTTTCCGGATCCTCGAACGAGGCATAGTAGTCGTACAGGTTGGCAAAGCCTTTGGCCTTCAGCTTTTCGGCCAAAAGCCACATCACCTCGGTCTCCTCGGCCTTCACCTGCCAGAGAGTCTTGCCCACCGGCTGCTGGATCGATACGTGGCCGTGCAGGTTGGCCATGTTGGTGATGATCGAGAGCTTCTCGGTGGGAGCAAAGGTCGCCGGCAGCACGATGTCGGCGAACTGGGTCATCTCCGAGGCGTTGGTGACCATGTGAACGAAGAAGGGAACCTTGGCCATGGCTTTGTCCCAGCGGTCAGCCCCGGTGCAGGAGAAGTTGAAATTGCTCCAGGAACTGATGAAGACCTTGATGGCGTCCGGATTCTTTAACATACCGTTGGCCACGTTGTTGGTGACTACGCCGCTGCCGGGCTTCCCGCTCATCATGGCCGGCATGTCCTTGGCGCCGCGGCCGTCCAGCTTCTTCCCCTTGCCGGACTTCTGGGCAAGCTCGTCGACAAATTTATCCGCGGAAGGGAACTTCTCGGTCGGAGAGCCGGAGCTCTGGAAGACGCCTCCCTCGGTCTCGATGGAGCCCAGGATGCCGTTCAGAGCGTATACCGCCATGGCGGCGTAGGTGCCGCGGGGCGTCATCGCCACGCCGGGGCCCATCCAGACGGCTGTGGCGGATCCGGCCTTTCCCATGGCGCGGGCCACGCGGACGGTCTGATCCTCCGGGATCAGGGTTTTCTTGGCGGCCCAGGCAGGGGTCTTGTCCTTCAGCTCCAGATTCCACCACCTCACCACACCATGGGTCTGTTTCTCGACAAAGGCGGCCTCGTCGACCGCAGCGCCGGCCTTGAAGAGGTTCTTGCCGTCCTTGAAGTCGCCGACGAACTCCTTGCTCCACATCCCTTCCGTCATGATGACGTGTGCGAGGGCGGCGGCGAGGGCGCCGTCTTCCCCCGGTTTGATCGGCAGCCACTCGTTGGCCTTGGCGGCCGAGGCGGAGAGACGGGGGTCGACCGCGATGACGGTGCCGCGGTCCAGGATCTGGCCGAACTTGCCGATGGTGTTTGGCACTTGGCGGTTGGAACTCAAGGGGTCGCACCCCCAGACCACCAGGCACTTCGTCTTGGCCAGGTCGTAGTCGCGGTAGCCGAAAAAACCCTGTGTGTAGCCGGAGCCCATCTTCTCGGCCTCGGCGCAGATGGCGCTGTGGGAGAAGTAGTTGGGGGTGCCGAAGATCTTGGGAACGGTTCCGTAAAGCAGGTCGGTGGAGGTGGGAGAGTAGCGGCCCCGCATGTACATCAACTTCTCCGGCTCGTTCGCCTTGCGCAGTTCCATCATCTTGTCGGCGAGGGTGTCCAGCGCCTCGTCCCAGGTGACGGGGACGAACTTCGGGTCGATGCCGCGCCCTTTCTGCGGGTTGGTCCGCTTCATGGGCACCTTGACCCGGTCGGGGTCGTACATCTGCTGGGTCATCATGTGACCGCGGGGACAGACAAAGCCTCCGTTGGCCTTGGAATACCGGTTGCCCCGCACCTTGACGACCCGCTCCTCCTGTACGAAAAACTCCACCGGACACCAGGCGGTGCAGCCCTGGCACGTGGAGGGCAACCACGCTCCCGGGTACTCGCCGAGCAGCTTCGGCTTTGCACCCGCTGCAAAGGCATTAAGCGCAGGCATGCCCACCGCCGCCATGGCGCCTGTCGCCGCCGTGACCTTCAGAAAATCTCTTCGGCTGATTTTCATCCTCCACCTCCAGGGTCAAGATTTGGAATCCGTTTTATCGGCATCAAACAAGCAGTAACGGAAACGCGGTATAAAACCAGGTTACTACAATCAATTCCCATGCCATCGATAACCCACCGTTTTTTATAGGATCGAACATCGCCAAACGTTACTCGGAGGAAACGTCGTTCAGGGAAGGTGATACCAAGTGGTTGATTCTATACTCTATATCCATTGTTTCTTCAGCAGGATACCTTGTTGCATTATCGTAACATCTTGAATACGGTGATTGCGTCATTTATTGATTCCGTAGGCGTTTATCTTTTCCCAGAGGGTTTTTCTGCTGATGCCCAGGATTTCGGCGGCTTTCGTCTTGCCGCCTTGCGTCGCTCTCAGCACGCTGATTATATGGTTCCTCTCCGCGTCGGCGGCGACATGCGAAAGCAGAAGGTTCCTCGGCGCCTGCTGTCCCATCATGACCGCCGGAGGCATGTCATCTTTACCGATCCTCTCCGTCGTCGCCAGAGTTACACACCGCTCGATCGTGTTTTCAAGTTCCCTGACATTGCCGGGATAATCATAATTCAGAAGCATGTCGGCCGCCTCTTTCGAGAGCTTGACATTCTTTGAAAAACT from Deltaproteobacteria bacterium RBG_16_64_85 includes:
- a CDS encoding 4Fe-4S ferredoxin, translated to MTRYGMVIDLQKCVGCGACAISCKTENNTQNRQDGQSFNWADFLYEESGTFPNAAHTTRPVLCNHCTDAPCVGACPVTPTAIFKTPDGITMINHERCIGDRACQRACPYSKETVKTGEWSVLSFNEFKKDTNAFFRDRSELIAAGTASGAEVARQANSIPPHRNRYGHPDYSDVRRAGVVEKCIFCDHRLKKGEMPYCVVSCPSGARIFGDIRDPNSEPAKLLKEHKATVLKPDEGTSPNVYYIRSFKAKA